The following proteins are co-located in the Brevibacillus laterosporus DSM 25 genome:
- a CDS encoding peptidyl-prolyl cis-trans isomerase, whose product MRNVRFLWSLIGALILLLAVVSGAWYKGAGLAAVAKVGDETVTEQALISQLKERYGKQMLDRMIDHQLVFQEASRLQITVSDQRVQEEIQRIRSHFPHEGDIPSEVQDRLGQTPAQMEQEVRYQLLLKKLASKNVTISDDELRAYFQQHQPDYIQPTTVHLYRLLVKTEQEAQDLFQELSKGADFVALAKERSVDAQTASSGGDMGIILLKEDSLTENEQFALQDMKINEVSAPIPVEDGYALLRITERKEEVIPTFEQSKEKVFEDMAIAKAESFDEILNRLRKTTKVEVKELTYR is encoded by the coding sequence ATGCGTAACGTTCGGTTTTTGTGGAGCTTGATTGGTGCGCTCATCTTATTGTTAGCTGTCGTATCGGGTGCTTGGTACAAAGGAGCAGGTTTAGCAGCAGTAGCTAAGGTGGGAGACGAAACCGTTACAGAGCAAGCGCTAATCTCACAGTTAAAAGAGCGCTATGGAAAGCAGATGTTGGATCGTATGATCGACCACCAACTAGTCTTCCAAGAAGCAAGTCGTCTGCAAATTACTGTTTCTGATCAGCGAGTTCAGGAAGAGATTCAGAGGATAAGAAGTCATTTCCCACATGAGGGTGATATCCCTAGTGAGGTGCAGGATCGATTAGGACAGACTCCAGCTCAAATGGAGCAGGAAGTTCGTTATCAATTGCTGTTGAAAAAGCTGGCTTCAAAGAATGTGACAATCAGTGATGATGAGCTACGAGCTTATTTTCAGCAACACCAACCAGATTATATTCAACCAACCACCGTACATCTTTATCGATTGTTAGTAAAAACAGAACAAGAAGCTCAAGATTTATTTCAAGAGCTGTCAAAGGGAGCAGATTTTGTTGCGTTAGCCAAAGAACGATCTGTAGATGCTCAAACAGCTTCAAGTGGTGGAGATATGGGGATCATTTTATTAAAGGAAGATTCTTTAACAGAAAATGAACAGTTCGCTCTTCAGGATATGAAAATAAATGAAGTATCTGCTCCTATTCCGGTTGAAGACGGCTATGCACTATTGCGTATAACAGAGCGGAAGGAAGAAGTGATCCCAACTTTTGAGCAATCGAAGGAAAAAGTTTTTGAAGATATGGCTATCGCCAAAGCCGAGTCGTTTGATGAAATTTTAAATCGTTTACGTAAGACCACCAAAGTAGAAGTGAAGGAGCTAACATATCGTTGA
- the cysK gene encoding cysteine synthase A produces the protein MRVAQSITELIGNTPLVKLNRVVTEDMADIYLKLEFFNPGSSVKDRIALSMIETAEAEGKLKLGDTIIEPTSGNTGIGLAMVAAAKGYRAILVMPDTMSIERRNLLRAYGAELILTPGAEGMGGAIRKAEELARENSDYFIPQQFNNTANPKVHRETTAKELLEQGKEIGGIDAFIAGIGTGGTITGVGQVLKEEYPEVKIYGVEPQASPVLSGGKPGPHKIQGIGAGFVPEILDTSIYDEILPIENEAAFETARRVAKEEGILGGISSGAAIAAALDIASRLGKGKKVVVIIPSNGERYLSTPLYHFED, from the coding sequence ATGCGGGTTGCACAATCTATTACAGAACTGATTGGAAATACGCCATTAGTCAAACTCAATCGTGTCGTAACGGAAGACATGGCTGATATCTATTTAAAGTTGGAGTTCTTTAACCCCGGAAGTAGTGTGAAAGATCGTATCGCACTTTCTATGATTGAAACAGCCGAAGCGGAAGGTAAATTGAAGCTTGGCGATACCATAATTGAACCAACCAGCGGTAACACAGGGATTGGATTAGCAATGGTGGCTGCGGCAAAGGGATATCGTGCTATCTTGGTTATGCCAGATACAATGAGTATTGAAAGACGTAATTTGCTACGTGCGTATGGAGCGGAACTAATCTTGACCCCAGGAGCGGAAGGAATGGGCGGAGCGATTCGTAAGGCAGAAGAACTTGCTCGCGAGAACTCAGACTATTTTATCCCGCAACAATTTAATAATACAGCCAATCCTAAGGTACATCGAGAAACTACAGCAAAAGAGTTGCTTGAGCAAGGAAAAGAGATTGGTGGTATTGACGCTTTTATTGCTGGTATTGGTACAGGCGGAACGATTACAGGCGTGGGCCAAGTGCTAAAAGAAGAATACCCAGAGGTAAAAATTTACGGGGTAGAACCTCAGGCTTCACCGGTCTTGTCTGGAGGAAAACCAGGTCCTCATAAGATTCAGGGAATTGGTGCTGGATTCGTACCCGAGATTTTGGATACGTCTATTTATGATGAAATTCTTCCTATTGAAAACGAGGCTGCTTTTGAAACAGCTCGTCGTGTAGCTAAGGAAGAAGGAATCTTAGGTGGAATTTCTTCAGGTGCGGCTATTGCAGCGGCTCTCGATATAGCAAGTCGTTTAGGTAAAGGGAAAAAAGTAGTGGTTATTATTCCTAGTAATGGAGAACGCTATTTATCTACGCCACTTTATCATTTTGAAGATTAA